From Desulfitibacter sp. BRH_c19:
CTATGGTATTATAGTAACATCGTCCAGTCAGAAAAGCAATCTTAATTTCTTTACTTTGCTTTAATCTCATCGAAAAAACTAATCTCTTCAAGTGGGTGCATTGTTCTCAAACTCTCCTCTGGAACTTCCATATTCTTGAAGGCAACAGATAACATAAGCTTTATTCTATTCACCTGATTGACCTGGCTGGATCCAGGATCGTAATCTACCGGCACAATATTAGCTTGAGGATACCGCCTTTTGAGTTCTCTTACCATACCCTTCCCTGTAATATGGTTGGGTAAACAGGCAAAAGGTTGTAGACAAGCAATATTACTTGCACCACTTTCAATCAGCTCCAGCATCTCTGCCGTCAGGAACCAGCCTTCCCCAGATTGATGTCCCAGATGCATAATCTCTTGAGTCATATCGGCGAGTTCAAAAATACTTTTGGGGGGATGGAAACGCTTACTTCTTTTCAATTCTCTTTTCATCACCCTGCGATACTTTTCCAGCGTCCAAATTAAATATCGCGAAATAAGCTCTGTTTTGAAAGTTCCTGAAAGTTTTTTACGACTGTAAATGCCCTGATATGCAGAGTACAGGAAAAAATCCAGCAAGTCAGGTACGACCGCCTCAGCACCCTCTTTTTCCAGGATATCCACGATATAATTATTGGCAAAAGGGTGAAACTTGACGAGGATTTCCCCAACAACTCCTACTTTAGGCTTCTGAATATCAAGAATTTCCATGGTTTCAAACTCTCTCACGATGCTGCAAATATTCTGATGATACTCCTTCATACTCATCCTGGTTAAACTCGATTTCAATTCCTTAAGCCATTTTTCTAACAATTTATTTGTTGCTCCAATGTTTTTTTCGTAAGGTCTCACAGCATTCGTCAACCGCATAAGCAGATCCCCATAAACCATAGCCATAATGCACCTTTTGACCATTCTTTTAGTTATTTTGAATCCAGGGTTCTTTTCCAAACCACCGGTATTCAAAGATACAACTGGGATATATTCCATTCCCGCCTCCTGCAGCGCCTTGCGAATGAAACCGATATAGTTGCTAGCCCGGCATCCTCCTCCGGTTTGAGACATTATAACAGCCGTCCGGCTAAGATCATACCGTCCTGATTTAAGAGCCGCCATAATCTGACCCACAACAATAATCGAAGGATAGCAAGCATCATTATGGACATGCCGCAGCCCTTCTTCCACAACTCCCATTTCTACATCCGGCAAAATCTCGAGCTGATAGCCTTCCATCCGTATGGCTTCCTTTATTAATTCGAAGTGAATAGGAGCCATCTGAGGGGCAAGGATAGTATATTCTTGCCGCATTTTTTCCGTGAACACAACCCGTTGAGGAATATCGTAAAGTTTTTGAGGCTGAATGTTCTTCTTTTCCCTTTCCTTCATTGCTGCCAGAAGTGAACGAATACGAATTCTTACTGCCCCTAAATTATTAATCTCATCTATTTTAATCAAAGTATACGTTTTTCTATATTGTTGCAGGATTTCCTGAACTTGATCTGTAGTAACAGCATCTAGACCACAGCCAAAAGAGTTAAGCTGTACCAGTTCCAAATCACTCCTTGTGGCTACAAAACTGGCAGCAGCATAGAGTCTAGAATGATAGACCCATTGGTCCAATACCCTTAAAGGTCTTTCTACTTTTCCCAGATGATCTATGGAATCCTCGGTAAGAACAGCCAATCCCAGACCAGTAATCATCTCCGAAATTCCATGGTTAATCTCTGGATCAAGATGATATGGACGACCTGCTAGAACAATCCCTTTCCTTTGATTTTTCTGCAAATAGTTTAGGATTTCTTCCCCTTCATCCTTAATATCCTTCTGAAAAGCCTTTCTTTCGAGATATGCCTTATCTACTGCTTTATCAACTTCTTGTTTGGATACCCCAAACCTGCTGAATTCTTCGTATATCCTGACCTTCATTCTTACCATATTATCTATAGGAAGAAAAGGATAAAGAAAAGTTACATCTTCTCTTTTCAACTCGTCAATATTGGCATTAATAGCTTCGGGATAGGAGGTTACGATAGGGCAATTATAATTATTATTGACTCCCTCCATCCCTTTTTCATCCTTGGGAAGACAAGGATAAAATATCACTTTCACTCCCCGATTAAGAAGTTCTTTGATATGACCATTGGCCAGTTTAGCAGGATAGCACAAGGATTCCGACGATACAGTCTCCATACCCAATTCAAATACCTTTTTAGAAGATCGGGCAGATAATATCACCCTAAAGCCCAGTTCTGTAAATAAGGTAAACCAGAAAGGATAATGCTCATACATATTCAGTATCCGAGGTATCCCAATCTCCCCGCGTCTAGCTTCTTCCTTACTTAAAGGCTGATAGTTAAAAACTCTTTTATATTTGTACTCAAAAAGGTTGGGAAGCTTACTGGTAGTACTTTCAAGACCGGCTCCTCGTTCACAACGGTTTCCAGAGAAAAATTCCCGCCCATCTGAAAATCTGTTTACTGTCAGGAGACAATTATTGCCGCATAATCCGCAATACCTCGTACTGGTCCTTGTATTGAAATCTTCCAGTTCATCGATTGTGAGTAACCCAGTTTTTGTGTCTATCTGGTATCTCTCCCTAGCGATGAGAGCTGCCCCAAAAGCACCCATAACTCCTGCAATGTCCGGACGAATCATATTTCTTCCGGTTACAATCTCAAAGCTTCTTAAAACAGCTTCGTTATTAAATGTACCTCCCTGAACAACGACTTTTTCACCTACCTCCTCAGAACTACGTAAACGGACAACCTTGTAAAGAGCGTTTTTTACCACCGAATAAGCTATTCCTGCGGCTATACTGCCAATATCCGCGCCTTCCTTCTGGACCTGCTTAATCTTGGAATTCATAAATACTGTACAGCGGGTTCCTAAGTCGACTGGTGTGTTAGAAAACATACCCCTCTGTACAAATTCATTGAGGGGGATTCCAATGGATTCCGCCAGCGTTTCAATGAAAGAACCGCAGCCTGAGGAACAGGCTTCATTCAGCATGATGTTATGAATCACTCCGTCTTTAATTTGCATGCATTTCATATCCTGTCCCCCGATGTCCAGGATAAAATCCACTCCCGGGAGAAAATACTCTGCACCCTTATGATGAGCTATCGTCTCAATTTCCCCATGATCAATTTGTAGGGCAGCCTTAAGCAAAGCTTCACCATACCCTGTGACTACTGACGAACCGATAAAAGCTTTGGAAGGCAATTTTTTATATAAATCCTTCAGAGCTGTAATGGTTGAATTTAATGGACTTCCTTCGTTACTCCCATAGTAGGAATAAACTAGATATCCATTCCTATCAATAAGGGCGAGTTTGGTAGTCGTCGAGCCAGCATCAATCCCCAGGAAACAAGGACCGGTCACTTCCTTTAATGGCCGCTTCTTGACAGAACTCTCACTGTGTCTGAAGTGAAAATCCTCATATTCTTCTTGGGAGGTAAATAGCGGCTGAAGAAGCTTCGTCGACGACCCCAAACTATGCAAGCTCGGAATTTTTTCGTAGATAGCTTTGAATGTACAGGCCTCTCCTTTTTTGGAAGCTAGGGCCGCTCCAATAGCTACAAAATACTGGGCATCTTCCGGAGCAATGATGTTTTCGGGTCTTAGATGTAAGGTTTCGATGAAACGCTGACGCAATTCTGACAAGAAGCTTAGCGGTCCCCCGAGGAAGGCTACATTTCCTTTAATAGGCTTTCCACAGGCTAAACCTGCAATAGTCTGATTCACCACTGCTTGAAAGATAGACGCTGCAATATCTTCTTTAGCTGCACCTTCGTTCAGTAAAGGCTGAATATCTGTTTTCGCAAAAACCCCACAACGGGAAGCAATGGGATATATTACTGTATGTTTTTTTGCTAATTCGTTTAATCCGGAAGCATCCGTCTTCAGCAGAATAGACATTTGATCTATAAAAGAACCGGTTCCGCCAGCGCAAGTCCCATTCATTCTGAGCTCAGGAGAGTCTCCGAAGTAAGTAATCTTTGCATCTTCCCCGCCCAGTTCAATAGCGACATCTGTGGTAGGAATAAACCGTTCCACCGCCTGACTGCAAGCAATAACTTCCTGGATAAAAGGTACTCCCAACTGTTCTGAAGCAGAAATTCCTCCGGAGCCAGTCACATTCATGGTTACCTCCCTGGTCCGTAACTGAGTATACAATTTTTGCAAAAGATTGCTAACCGTATGCTGGACATCAGAAAAATGCCTCTGGTAATGAGTAAAAACAAGGTTATCCCTTTCATCAATAATTGCTATCTTTACTGTTGTGGAACCAACATCCAAGCCGATATGCAGGATTTTTCTCATTTCTTTTTCTCCTTTAATCCGCAGAAAATTACTCAACATCATCGTTATCTAAATTTTTAACTATCATTCTTAGTGTTCTTAAGGTTGTCATTAAATCCTGTTGATTGATATCCTTACAAGCTGTTTCTGTGAGGCTAATGACAATGGGTATCATCTTCAACATTAAGATTTTACCTTTTTTTGTAAGGTATATTCGAAAGTTTCTTCGATCTGTTTCATCAACCTTTTTTTTAATTAAGGATTTTTTGATTAATCTTTCCAATAAACGGGTAACCGTTGTTTTATCCTTTAGTGTTTTATCAGTTAAAACTGTTTGGAGAAGTCCGTCTTCCTCCCATAGTCTACCTAGTATGGCAAACTCTTCAGGTGTTATATCAACACCTTCCTTATTAGAAATATGATTCAATCTTTTTCTCATTATAATTGCGGCACGATTAATTACAAAACCAAGTGCATCGTCTACTGAAAAACTCTGGATGGTATTTTCAATCTCCTTGTCCATATCTTATTAACCCTCTTCTTTTTTGTCCTACTCTTATTATAAAACATTAGTTGCAATGTACAACTAATGTTTTTATTCATAGTTGTTATTAACAAACTAATTTCAGCTATCTAAGTAGTGTTTCTCTTGAAATATCTTAGTATTGCTTGAAATTGCATGTCCCTTTCAGACTAGTTTTCTGATAGCACACAAACAAGGGTGACACAGGAAACGTCCCCGCGTCACCCTTGTTGGGTGCACATTGATTGCACAAGCAAAAGGTGACGCAGGGAAACCTGGTCACCTTTTTGGTGTTAATTGCTTACGATTACGATGGTTCTTGCCCAGAAAAGGCCACCCTCATAAATGCCAGTAATTATTACTTCATCTTTTGCTGAAAGATAGCTGACACTTCTAGTACGGTCATTTCTGATAACCGTAGTGTCTGAATCCCAGAAAACCTGTCTGTTCTCTCTTGTTTCAGTTTCATAAATAACTATAACCTGAGCTGCCTCGTGGATATTTTCAACTGTACCTATTAGATAACGATTACTATACTTTGCTTCAATATCAACCCTTGTGGCCTGGGTTCCTTCAATTTCCAGCTCTGCCCAATCACCAAATTCTATCTCCCTTAAGTTGATTGTAGCGCCATCCTTACGTATCCTAGCATCAGATGCAACTGGAACAGTTTTTTCTTCCCCGTCATCTGTTACTATTACAATAGCCGGTGTTGCACCCAACCTAATCTCTTTAACGGTTCCCTCTGCATCATCTTCTACACTAGTAGCATAAATGCTTGTCACGTTTCTATTTATTAGGTCTATATCAATTTCGTCACCAGCATATATCTGTCTTAAAGTAAGATCCCTGTTACGATCTCTTCTGATACTAACATCTGCATCAATATAATATGTTTCTTCTTTGTCAGTGTCCTCATTTAGAATTGTCAAAGTTACATCTGGTGAATAGGAAATTTCTACTAGAATTCCTGTAATTGTTTTTTCTAAATCATTCACATCTATCCTAGTAGCTTTTGTTCCACTTGCAATCACCATTACTTCTTGTTCTTCAATTAAGTCTTCCAAGTCTATTTCTTTTTTTGATAAGATAATCTCTGTGCTATTATCAATGTTTAAGACAATTTCCCCAAGATCACTAGTGCGTTCAAGTGTAATGGTTTTATCATCTAAATCTATTTCAGTAATCGTTCCATTTATAACCCGCTGAGCATTCGACACATGGATGGATGTAATGCTTTGGTCTGAAATTACTGCTGTTACAGCCTGTCCCTTGGCCAACTGAGAGGCCACACCATTTTGATCATCAATTCTGATGATAGCACTAGAGCTAAGGGTATATGTATCAGATGTGTTATTATTTGATTTAATAGTTAATACTTTAATAGTCTGACCCACTATGTCAGTAATTTCACCTTCGAGTGTGATTTTATCAAATTGGTATTGGCCCTGATCTATATAAAGCACCTTGCCACCAGAATCCTTAATAATTTCAACCATCTCACCAGAATTTAGAGATGTTAATTCACTTATTCCTCCAGCTCTAAATACTAGAACATTTGAAGCTAAGTTAATGGGTTCGATTACACCAGAAGCATTCTCAATTGTCAGTACTGATGAGGAAATTCCAAATACTTTTCCTTTGACAGTAGTAGATGTTAACTTTTGTAAATGATTATCAACTCTATTAAGGACAGAAGCTATTTGTGCCCTTGTTAATGGGTCATTGGGATTAAAGTTACCATCAGAACTTCCAGCCATGATTTCCTTATCCTTCATAACAGCTACATAACCGCGAGAAGATAACGGGATAGATGATGCATCAAAATAATCAAGTATAACATTTTGTTTACTATTTGCTTCAGTTGTTAATCCCATTGCTTTAACAACTATTTCTGCAACTTCATGGCGGCTTACAGCTCCTTTTGGATCACTATGGAGTAGGCTACCGCTAATAATTCCTTCTCTAACAGCATAGCTCATCGATCCTGTCGCCCAGCTACTAACGTTGTCTCTTTGCACAAAACTTGCAGGTATAGTGCCTGATGCCTCACCCTGTTCACCAAGGACCCTAGCCAGCATTACTACCAGCATTTCTCGTGTAACAGGGTCATTAGGAGCATAGCGTGTTTCAGAAACCCCTCCCAAAACACCCTTTGCCTTCATTCTTGCAATATCCTTTGCTGCCCAATGGTTACCAGGAACATCACTAAATACCTGACTAGCTGCAACTGCAACTCCAGTACTTAATAAGAACACCAATAAAATCAGAACAGTCAACATTTTTCTTTTAAACATTTGTGCCACCACTCTCCTAAATTCTCCATTAATTCCTAAAAAACTACTTCAACAAGTTCTTATGAAAACCCTTTTGAAAAAACTTTATTTTCGACATTTATCAAAGATATTTTTATTTATTATCTTATTCTAAAAGTTATTTCCCCATCAATCCAACTCACTTGAGTACCAAGAAACTCAGCCAGCAATCTAATTGGAACAAGTGTAGTTCCATTTTTTATTACTGGATTTGATTGAAGAGTGGTAGCTTGTCCATTAATAAGGGCCTCTTTTTTACCTAGCCACATTTCCATTACACTTTCTTGTTTAGTAAGTGTAATCTTCTGCTCTTGAAGATTAAAATCAACCCTAAAGTCTAATTGTTCAGCAATTTGTTTAAGGGGTATCATAGTTACGGAACTTTTTGCTAAATAAGGTGCTTCACTTAATGACACAGTTTTACCATCAAACCACATTTTCTTTTCTCCAATTTTAAAGGTTATAGCCTGGGAGCTAGATGGAAGGACTGCGTTTCCTTTAAGTATCTCAATTGCCCTTTTCATTTGTTCTTCTGGATCCTCAACTATGACATCTGGTTCGATTCCCACTCCATTTATAGCCCGTTTATTCGGAGTAAGATATTTAGCGGTTGTCATTTTTAGTGCACCACCACTTGATATCTCATGCAGATGCTGTACTGTTGCCTTCCCAAAGGTTGTAGTGCCAACTAAAGTGCCTACTCCATGGTCCTGGACGGCACCTGCAACAATTTCACTAGCACTAGCACTACCCTTGTTCACCAAGACAACAAGGGGCAATTCAATGGATTCTGATGTAGAATAATATGTATTATCTCCATCTACCCTGCTTTCAATATGAAGTATATCTAGCCCGTCTTCTAAAAATGGATTTGCCACAGAAATAGCAGCACCCAATAAGCCACCAGGATTGTTTCGTAAATCAAGTATTATACTTGTAGCACCCTGAGAACGTAGATTATTCAAGGCATGAGAATAGAGCACAGGACTAGAGCTGGTAAAGCTGCTCAGTTTAATATATCCAATCTGCCCCTCAAGCATCTCACTTTCGACAACCTTGATCTCTATAATGTCTCTGGTTATATTAAATACCAAGGGCTCCGTGGTCCCTTCCCTTATTACAGTAAGTCTCACTTGCGTACCAGATTCACCTCTTATTAAATCTACTGCTCTTTGGAGTGTCATGCCTGTCAAATCTGTATCATCAACCTTGGAAATAATATCTCCAGCAATAATACCTGCTGCTTCTCCAGGTGTTCCTGATAAAGGAGCAACAACTGTTATGTAATCTTCAATTTGTTCAATTTGTAGTCCTACCCCTCCAAAGTACCCATCCATCTCCGTTTGAAAATCATTGTAGTCTTCTTCATCAAAGTACTGGGAATATGGATCAAGCTGTTGCATCATACCCTTTATTGCCATTTCTTCTAGCGTTTTCTCATCTAATTCGTCAACATACTGGTCCAATGTATATTGGAAAACCTCCTTGAAAAGATCAAGGGAATGGTCATTTTCTGCAGCTTGTAGAGGACCAGAAAAAAGAAATACTGCAATCAAAACTAAAACTATTAAAAAACTCCGTTTTCTCCTAAACATTAGCTCATCTCCTTTAGTGAAAGAGACTTCCTTTTACAAGGAAATCTCCACCAATTGTTGATTACCATCCCAATTAACCGCAGCACCAAAAGCCTGACTAACAAACCTTAAAGGCACAAGGGTACGTCCCTGGGTTAACATAGCGGGAACATCAAGATCCTGTGATGTTCCATTAATAGTTGCAAGTTTACTTCCAATCGTTAGTTCTACATTCTTGCCTCTTCCACTTAGAATTATCTTTTGCGAATCACTTTTCCAGTCAACGTTGACCCCTAATGCTTCGCTTACAGCCCTAACTGGAATTAATACTCTTCCGTTTTCCATTATTGGGGAAACATCTGCAGCAAGCAAACGACCATTAACTATTATCTTAATTCCAGAAATACTATCTAAATCAGTAGGAACCACAAGTTCACTAGTCAAATTGACAGTAGATATGTCTTCTCTTGATTTACTATTATCCATAAACACAAGTCTGTTACCATCTATTGATGGATAGGTTTGATGATACTGCTTATTACTAAAGACCATTTCTTTTCCTGAATTTAAATCGTATCCGTAGATATCCCATCTTTGGCTACGAAAATCCTGCCAAGCAATTACATTTCCAGATATCGTGGGATACTCCTGGTCCTTAGCCGCACCACAGATCAAAGTGCTTTTTTCAGTCTTAAAATCATACAGGTAAATATTACTTTGGAATTCTCTATTATCCTGATAAACTAGACGCTCTCCTTCTAAAAATGGACTATACTGATCTCTTTGCCCAACTATAACTGAAAACTCTACACCTGTATTTAAATCAGCGCCATATAAATCCCATTTTTGGTTACGAAAATCAGTCCAGACAATCTTATCACCAGAAATTGTTACTCCAACTTGCCCATCATAGTGAGCTCTTCTGTTGCCATCACTATCCAATTCTTTTCTCAAATAATTATAATTATGCTTAGCGACTTTTTTTGTTGCTTTTGTTGAAATATTATAAGCATAGATATCCCAGCTATTATCCTTGTATTCAGACCAGACTACCCATGGATAATCAACCTTTGGACTCCTTTTTTCAGAACCAACACTCGTAAGTTTAGTAGTTTCCTCAGTAGCTATGCTGTATAAATTGATGGACTGAACATCAAAGGAATTATCAATCCAAACTACATAGTCACCATCAGTATGGGGTGCAGACTGGCTGCTACTTGTGCTGCCTATTCTCTTTGTCTTCTCAGTTGAAAAATCATACATAAAGATACCTGGTTTACCATCAGCATGGTCCTCATAAACTACAATATCTCCCGAAACAACAGGATGCTCTTGATCTCCCTGCTTATCAACTAAATATGTAGAAGCTGCAAAAGCTGGTACAGATAAGATAAGTATAAGAATGAAAGTGAAGAATACTGTTGACAGTTTGCTTTTTAGCATATTATTTCCCCCTTTAAATTTGAATACAGAAGTCTTAAAATCAGAATACAGAAGTCAGAATTCAGAAGACAGAAGCTAAAATCCGCACTTCTGGGATAATGGCATATGGGCGAACCATAATTAAATTATTTTACAATTCTTAGCTTATGTAGGCTAAAAAGACGTAATGATTTGCACTGTTTGAGCAAAGCGAGTTTGCAAAGCATAGGCTTTTTAGCTGGAATAAGCTTATAGAATTGTTATAATTTAATTGCTAGGTGAGCACAGCATGCCATTTTCCTACTATAAGACAGAAGCTACAATTCCTTGCTTTTTATTCTCTTTGTAGGGCTTCTATAGGATTCATGGAAGCCGCCTTCATCGCTGGCCAAACTCCAAATATTACTCCTACACCCATAGCAAAACCAAATGATACAATAACCGAAGTAGCCGATACTGCTGTCTCTGGCCCAAACTTTCCAACCAATGCAGCACCACCGAAGCCTAATAATATTCCGATAACACCTCCTACTCCACTAATAATCATTGATTCAACTAAAAATTGTATTAGAATATGATGATTCATAGCCCCTATTGATTTTTTTATTCCTATTTCCCTGGTCCTTTCAGTAACTGAAACAAGCATAATATTCATAATGCCTATTCCACCCACAAGCAGTGAAACACTAGCAATTGCACCTAACACCAGGGTCATTATCCTGTTCATTTCCTCAACCTGCTGTAACCACTCATCCTGGGATTGTAAATGAACTGAATCAGGGCCACCATATTTTTTATCGAAAATCCTCTGAAGGTGTACTTTAGCGATTTTAGCATCTTCTGCGCTATTTGCCTTCAAGGTAATACCTTGGATCCTATTAGTGGCCATTATTCTCATTGCAGAAGTAATTGGTATAAATATATTTCTATCAGGACCCATTGCGTACTCCTTACCCTTTCTCTCCATTACACCTACTACTAAGAATTTTTGCCCTTGTATATTAATGGTTTCCCCAATTGGATTAGTATTTTTGAAAAGGTCCACTACCACCTGATCACCTACTACTGCTACCCTACGCCTATACTCAACATCTCCACCTGTTAAAAATCTTCCATCTGTAAGCTTGCTATCCGTAACTGAAAGGTAGTTCTCTGTGGTACCTGAATACCCAAACTGATCCTCATGATTTCTCCATCTAATATTACTCCAGTTTTCCATATTAGGAACTGCATTCTTTATGGAAGGAACCCTTTCCTTTAACTCATCAATATCATCTAAAGTAAACCTTACATTCCATCCTTGGGCATAAACCTGAATCACATTTGTTCCCATACTTTCCATATGCATCATCATTTGCTGCCTTGCTCCTGTTCCTACCGATACTAGAGTAATAACTGAAAACACACCGATAATTACACCTAGCATTGTAAGAGAGGATCTAACTTTATTTCCCATGATACCTAGCCATGCAGACTTAAAGCTTAATATTAAACTTTTCATGAAACCACCGCCTTATCCTGGTTCATGTCTGCTAAGGAATCCTTGGCACTTATTCTGTTCTTAACCTGACTATCACCAATAATCATTCCATCCTGAATTCGAATTAATCTTTTACAGTGATCACCTATATCAAAATCATGGGTGACCAAAACTAGTGTCATACCATGATCATTTAGCTCTTGAAAAATAGTCATGATTTCTTCACTTGTTTTCGTATCCAAGTTGCCCGTCGGTTCATCAGCTAACAATACATGAGGTTCTGATGCTAATGCTCTTGCAATGGCAACTCTTTGCTGTTCTCCCCCTGACATTTCTGTTGGTTTATGCTTTATTCTATGGGAAAGGCCAACCCTCTCTAAAGCGTCCTTAGTCCTTTTTACTCGTTCTTTTGTGGACATTCCTCTGTAGATCAGTGGCATTTCCACATTATCAGCAGCCGTTAGCTGTGGAATTAAGTTATACTTTTGAAAAATAAATCCCAATTCTCTATTTCTAATGATCGCCAGCTGCCTATTGTTCTTTTTCTGTATCTCTTGATCGTTAAGAAGATAAGTACCACCTGTTGGGACATCTAAACAACCTAGAATGTTCATTAAGGTTGACTTTCCCGATCCAGATGGCCCCATTATGGCAACCATTTCCCCATCATTTATTTCTATGCTAATCCCCTTTAAAACTTCAACCGACAATTTACCAGTAGCATATGTTTTAGTTATATTCTCTAATTTAATCATAGTATAACACCTAATACCTAACTGCTTTTTCGACCTGAGTACCACCCCGACCAAAATCTGGGTTCATCATATCCATAGAACTACCCACAACAACCATTGTGCCGAGTTCCAAGCCTGATATGACCTCTGCATATCTATCATTTGTTAATCCTATGTTAACCTCTTGTGCTACGGGTACATCCCCTTCAAGGATT
This genomic window contains:
- a CDS encoding macrolide ABC transporter ATP-binding protein, with amino-acid sequence MIKLENITKTYATGKLSVEVLKGISIEINDGEMVAIMGPSGSGKSTLMNILGCLDVPTGGTYLLNDQEIQKKNNRQLAIIRNRELGFIFQKYNLIPQLTAADNVEMPLIYRGMSTKERVKRTKDALERVGLSHRIKHKPTEMSGGEQQRVAIARALASEPHVLLADEPTGNLDTKTSEEIMTIFQELNDHGMTLVLVTHDFDIGDHCKRLIRIQDGMIIGDSQVKNRISAKDSLADMNQDKAVVS
- a CDS encoding 2-hydroxyglutaryl-CoA dehydratase produces the protein MRKILHIGLDVGSTTVKIAIIDERDNLVFTHYQRHFSDVQHTVSNLLQKLYTQLRTREVTMNVTGSGGISASEQLGVPFIQEVIACSQAVERFIPTTDVAIELGGEDAKITYFGDSPELRMNGTCAGGTGSFIDQMSILLKTDASGLNELAKKHTVIYPIASRCGVFAKTDIQPLLNEGAAKEDIAASIFQAVVNQTIAGLACGKPIKGNVAFLGGPLSFLSELRQRFIETLHLRPENIIAPEDAQYFVAIGAALASKKGEACTFKAIYEKIPSLHSLGSSTKLLQPLFTSQEEYEDFHFRHSESSVKKRPLKEVTGPCFLGIDAGSTTTKLALIDRNGYLVYSYYGSNEGSPLNSTITALKDLYKKLPSKAFIGSSVVTGYGEALLKAALQIDHGEIETIAHHKGAEYFLPGVDFILDIGGQDMKCMQIKDGVIHNIMLNEACSSGCGSFIETLAESIGIPLNEFVQRGMFSNTPVDLGTRCTVFMNSKIKQVQKEGADIGSIAAGIAYSVVKNALYKVVRLRSSEEVGEKVVVQGGTFNNEAVLRSFEIVTGRNMIRPDIAGVMGAFGAALIARERYQIDTKTGLLTIDELEDFNTRTSTRYCGLCGNNCLLTVNRFSDGREFFSGNRCERGAGLESTTSKLPNLFEYKYKRVFNYQPLSKEEARRGEIGIPRILNMYEHYPFWFTLFTELGFRVILSARSSKKVFELGMETVSSESLCYPAKLANGHIKELLNRGVKVIFYPCLPKDEKGMEGVNNNYNCPIVTSYPEAINANIDELKREDVTFLYPFLPIDNMVRMKVRIYEEFSRFGVSKQEVDKAVDKAYLERKAFQKDIKDEGEEILNYLQKNQRKGIVLAGRPYHLDPEINHGISEMITGLGLAVLTEDSIDHLGKVERPLRVLDQWVYHSRLYAAASFVATRSDLELVQLNSFGCGLDAVTTDQVQEILQQYRKTYTLIKIDEINNLGAVRIRIRSLLAAMKEREKKNIQPQKLYDIPQRVVFTEKMRQEYTILAPQMAPIHFELIKEAIRMEGYQLEILPDVEMGVVEEGLRHVHNDACYPSIIVVGQIMAALKSGRYDLSRTAVIMSQTGGGCRASNYIGFIRKALQEAGMEYIPVVSLNTGGLEKNPGFKITKRMVKRCIMAMVYGDLLMRLTNAVRPYEKNIGATNKLLEKWLKELKSSLTRMSMKEYHQNICSIVREFETMEILDIQKPKVGVVGEILVKFHPFANNYIVDILEKEGAEAVVPDLLDFFLYSAYQGIYSRKKLSGTFKTELISRYLIWTLEKYRRVMKRELKRSKRFHPPKSIFELADMTQEIMHLGHQSGEGWFLTAEMLELIESGASNIACLQPFACLPNHITGKGMVRELKRRYPQANIVPVDYDPGSSQVNQVNRIKLMLSVAFKNMEVPEESLRTMHPLEEISFFDEIKAK